One Amaranthus tricolor cultivar Red isolate AtriRed21 chromosome 1, ASM2621246v1, whole genome shotgun sequence DNA window includes the following coding sequences:
- the LOC130811879 gene encoding RHOMBOID-like protein 5 produces the protein MGKRDFEEGVGGTFYHYTPPPPPIYPPPREPYLSWLVPLIFMVDVGLFVYTMYENNCPETLTDFEQQCVFHEYLGRFSFEPLHINPLLGPTTPTLQKMGGLQLELLQNGEWWRLLSCLWLHAGAIHLIANMISLLFMGIRLEEEFGFWRIGPLYVLSGLGGSLMSSIHSLRQERHAVVSVGASGALFGLLGAMLSELMTNWTIYANKCTAITSLMLVIALNLAVGLIPGVDSSAHIGGFISGFFLGFVLLMRPQFGYVSNKYLPPNYAKRNRHKCYQYFFLLLALIALFLWYGYGITELLKSINKINMNYISTIN, from the exons ATGGGGAAAAGGGACTTTGAGGAGGGTGTAGGCGGGACATTTTACCACTACACGCCACCGCCACCACCAATATATCCGCCTCCTCGAGAGCCATATCTGTCGTGGCTGGTCCCACTTATCTTCATGGTTGATGTTGGATTGTTTGTATACACAATGTATGAAAATAATTGCCCAGAAACTCTTACAGATTTTGAACAACAATGTGTTTTTCATGAGTATTTGGGCAGGTTTTCTTTTGAACCTCTACACATTAATCCCCTCCTTGGCCCTACCACCCCTAC GCTGCAAAAAATGGGAGGACTTCAGCTAGAGCTACTACAAAATGGTGAATGGTGGAGGCTATTATCTTGCCTGTGGCTACATGCAGGAGCCATCCATTTAATAGCCAACATGATCAGCCTTCTTTTCATGGGTATTCGTCTCGAAGAAGAATTCGGATTTT GGAGAATAGGACCTTTATATGTGCTATCTGGATTAGGAGGAAGTTTGATGTCTAGCATACATTCTCTACGCCAGGAAAGACATGCGGTTGTTTCGGTCGGTGCCTCGGGCGCACTCTTTGGACTTCTTGGTGCCATGCTCTCCGAGTTGATGACTAATTGGACTATTTACGCCAATAAG TGTACAGCTATAACATCACTTATGTTGGTCATAGCCTTGAACTTAGCAGTAGGGTTAATCCCTGGAGTAGACAGTTCAGCACATATAGGAGGTTTCATCTCGGgtttttttctgggttttgtACTTCTAATGCGCCCTCAATTCGGTTATGTTAGCAACAAGTATCTTCCTCCTAACTATGCAAAGAGAAACCGACACAAGTGTTACCAGTATTTCTTCCTCCTCCTCGCCCTCATCGCCTTATTTCTATG GTATGGGTACGGGATTACAGAGCTACTTAAATCAATTAACAAGATAAATATGAATTACATTAGCACTATAAACTAG
- the LOC130811895 gene encoding DCC family protein At1g52590, chloroplastic, which produces MATMFTGGLSMAAVIPRHRSRNPRISLQASRGGDSVDWVEATSNFFDKDPRPIMLFDGVCNLCNGGVKFVRDNDRNRKIRYEALQSEAGKKLLRRSGRAPDDISSVVLVEKDRSYIKSEAVLKIMEYIDLPFPQMAFFIKFVPLFIRDFAYDNVANNRYTIFGKSESCEIYVD; this is translated from the exons ATGGCTACAATGTTTACCGGAGGATTGAGTATGGCCGCCGTGATTCCTCGTCATCGTTCTAGAAATCCTAGGATTTCTCTTCAAGCGTCTCGCGGCGGAGACTCAGTGGATTGGGTGGAAGCCACCTCTAATTTCTTCGACAAGGATCCTCGCCCCATAATGCTCTTCGATG GTGTTTGCAACCTGTGTAATGGTGGTGTGAAGTTTGTTCGTGACAACGACCGCAATAG GAAAATCAGATATGAAGCCCTCCAAAGTGAAGCAGGCAAGAAACTATTAAGGAGATCAGGAAGAGCTCCTGATGATATTTCAAGTGTTGTACTGGTTGAAAAAGACAG ATCTTACATTAAGTCTGAAGCTGTTTTGAAGATAATGGAATACATAGATTTGCCATTCCCTCAGATGgcatttttcattaaatttgtaCCCCT GTTCATTCGTGATTTTGCTTATGACAATGTGGCAAACAACCGTTACACCATTTTTGGTAAGTCAGAGTCGTGTGAGATATATGTGGATTAG